In the Catharus ustulatus isolate bCatUst1 chromosome 18, bCatUst1.pri.v2, whole genome shotgun sequence genome, one interval contains:
- the TBX1 gene encoding T-box transcription factor TBX1: MISAISSPWLTQLSHFCDVAAFTANSLSSLNASGGYHLSPSPGDPYGQHEPPHYEPCTAQQHPHPPPQPQHGYPFGGAAAPAGTNPPPPGPEQPEGAGGAAAGPASVSGCSSGGAATAKAPVKKNPKVANVSVQLEMKALWDEFNQLGTEMIVTKAGRRMFPTFQVKIFGMDPMADYMLLMDFVPVDDKRYRYAFHSSSWLVAGKADPATPGRVHYHPDSPAKGAQWMKQIVSFDKLKLTNNLLDDNGHIILNSMHRYQPRFHVVYVDPRKDSEKYAEENFKTFVFEETRFTAVTAYQNHRITQLKIASNPFAKGFRDCDPEDWPRNHRPGALPLMSAFARSRNPVSSPAHQNGTEKDAAESRREFEREAGGTALHQAEAAHQQLMSRVLSPALPGGGGGLVPLAGAGGGRPSPPHHELRLEPAASEPLHHHPYKYPPAAAAYDHYLGAKSRPAPYPLPSIRGHSYHHHHHHHHMNAAAAAAAAANMYSPAGAPAGYDYGPR, translated from the exons ATGATTTCAGCTATCTCCAGCCCCTGGCTCACCCAGCTGTCCCATTTTTGCGATGTTGCAGCTTTCACGGCCAAcagcctgagcagcctgaaCGCCTCCGGGGGGTACCAcctctccccctccccgggGGACCCGTACGGACAGCATGAGCCGCCGCACTACGAGCCCTGCACGGCTCAGCAGCACCCGCACCCgccgccccagccccagcacggcTACCCTTTtggcggggcggcggcgccggccGGGACCAACCCGCCGCCCCCAGGCCCCGAGCAGCCCGAGGGTGCCGGTGGAGCCGCTGCGGGGCCGGCCTCAGTCTCGGGCTGTTCTTCGGGGGGGGCCGCCACGGCCAAGGCGCCGGTGAAGAAGAACCCGAAGGTGGCCAACGTGAGCGTTCAACTAGAGATGAAGGCGCTGTGGGACGAGTTCAACCAACTGGGCACCGAGATGATCGTCACCAAGGCAGGCAG GCGCATGTTCCCCACCTTCCAGGTGAAGATATTTGGGATGGACCCTATGGCTGACTACATGCTCCTCATGGATTTTGTCCCGGTGGACGACAAGCGATATCG GTACGCcttccacagctcctcctggctggTGGCCGGCAAAGCCGACCCCGCCACCCCCGGGAGAGTCCACTACCACCCGGACTCCCCGGCCAAAGGGGCGCAGTGGATGAAGCAGATCGTTTCTTTCGATAAGCTCAAACTGACCAACAATTTGCTGGATGACAACGGGCAT ATCATTTTGAACTCCATGCACAGATACCAGCCGCGTTTTCACGTGGTCTACGTGGACCCCCGAAAAGACAGCGAGAAGTACGCGGAGGAGAACTTCAAAACTTTCGTCTTCGAGGAGACGCGCTTCACGGCAGTGACCGCCTACCAGAACCACCGG ATCACGCAGCTGAAGATTGCGAGCAACCCTTTTGCCAAGGGATTCAGAGACTGCGACCCTGAGGACTG GCCCAGGAACCACAGGCCAGGGGCTCTTCCTCTCATGAGTGCTTTTGCCAGATCCCGGAATCCCGTCTCTTCCCCAGCCCACCAGAACGGGACAGAGAAAG ATGCTGCCGAGAGCCGGCGGGAGTTCGAGCGGGAGGCGGGCGGGACGGCGCTGCACCAGGCCGAGGCCGCGCACCAGCAGCTCATGTCCCGCGTGCtcagccccgcgctgcccggcGGAGGCGGCGGGCTGGTGCCGCtggccggggcgggcggcggccggCCCAGCCCGCCGCACCACGAACTGCGCCTGGAGCCCGCCGCGTCGGAGCCGCTGCACCACCATCCCTACAAGTACCCGCCCGCGGCTGCCGCCTACGACCACTACCTGGGGGCGAAGAGCCGGCCCGCCCCCTACCCCCTCCCCAGCATCCGCGGGCACAGCTAccaccaccatcatcaccaccaccacATGAACGCGGCGgccgcagcggcggcggccgccaaCATGTACTCGCCGGCCGGGGCACCCGCCGGCTACGACTACGGGCCCCGGTAA